In Paenibacillus ihbetae, the following are encoded in one genomic region:
- a CDS encoding winged helix-turn-helix transcriptional regulator — MEVTNITLCPRFESAFSFLGKRWNGLIIQTLMSGPKRFKDISNLIPSMSDKMLSERMKDLECEGILIRHVYPETPVRIEYELTEKGKALRPVMEQIASWAEQWVEK; from the coding sequence ATGGAAGTTACAAACATTACGCTGTGTCCCCGCTTTGAATCCGCGTTTTCTTTTCTGGGTAAACGTTGGAACGGATTGATTATCCAGACATTGATGAGCGGTCCGAAGCGTTTTAAAGACATCTCCAACCTGATTCCGTCCATGAGTGACAAGATGCTGTCGGAGCGGATGAAGGATCTGGAATGCGAAGGAATTTTGATTCGTCATGTGTACCCGGAAACGCCGGTTCGTATTGAATACGAGCTTACGGAGAAAGGCAAAGCGCTTCGCCCGGTCATGGAGCAGATTGCTTCCTGGGCTGAACAATGGGTCGAGAAATGA